Proteins from a single region of Theobroma cacao cultivar B97-61/B2 chromosome 10, Criollo_cocoa_genome_V2, whole genome shotgun sequence:
- the LOC18587453 gene encoding U-box domain-containing protein 62: MSSEEISLQNGLNVFQDDPLRAFNCGPTSTATTTTRPGPKTRELTGFIDDKMFSFPPSQPPDFRSSNIYAAAAAAAAASADRRDPPTHHHRNWGSSAGGGSTHSGDDESDGDDVDDEEDEDDDVDDDEGGDGDETANNNNSSDININNHKNKINSGNETVNNAGTTNPEKMGNGKAKHSFVGESCRELVVKEGGSGLGQGVRESNSNNNYQNAVTIADPDGDIYYTQYLQGGEGSGGSGGGGGQKDIVVENGGSGCGFSGRKDVSFSSESGESLRAILSDPVTGTLMDDAMILPCGHSFGAAGIQHVLRLKVCYTCSHSVSEESVAPNLSLRAAVQAFRREEELQFYRSPKRRRDRFDQDKSNYGDSNMMDPPRGRGVQFPFAVTDRVIIKGNKRTPQRFVGREAVVTTQCLNGWYVVKTLDNAESVKLQYRSLAKVPDDPSSKPMASKMGPNWL, from the exons ATGTCCTCCGAGGAAATCTCCCTCCAGAACGGACTCAACGTCTTCCAAGACGACCCGTTACGGGCCTTCAATTGCGGACCCACCTCCACCGCGACCACCACCACCCGACCGGGCCCTAAAACCCGAGAACTCACCGGCTTCATCGACGACAAGATGTTCTCCTTCCCCCCTTCTCAACCTCCTGATTTTCGCTCCTCCAACATCTACGCGGCCGCCGCCGCTGCTGCCGCCGCTTCCGCAGACCGCCGAGACCCGCCCACGCATCACCATCGAAATTGGGGGAGCAGCGCCGGAGGTGGTTCCACGCACAGCGGCGACGACGAATCCGACGGAGACGATGTCGACGACGAGGAAGACGAGGATGACGATGTCGATGACGATGAAGGAGGAGATGGCGACGAAACtgctaataataataacagtagtgatattaatataaataatcataaaaataaaattaatagtgGAAATGAGACTGTAAATAATGCAGGAACTACAAATCCCGAAAAAATGGGAAATGGAAAAGCAAAGCATTCCTTTG TGGGAGAGAGCTGCAGGGAGTTGGTAGTGAAGGAAGGAGGGAGTGGTCTGGGGCAAGGGGTGAGAGAGAGTAACAGTAACAATAATTATCAGAATGCGGTGACGATTGCGGATCCGGATGGGGATATTTATTACACACAGTATTTGCAAGGTGGAGAAGGGTCTGGTGGtagtggtggtggtggtgggcAGAAGGATATTGTGGTGGAGAATGGTGGTAGTGGATGTGGGTTTAGTGGGAGGAAAGATGTTTCCTTTTCGAGTGAGTCCGGTGAGTCCTTGCGGGCCATTTTGTCCGATCCTGTCAC GGGAACTCTCATGGATGATGCAATGATATTACCTTGTGGACATTCCTTTGGTGCTGCTGGAATACAGCATGTTCTTAGACTG AAAGTTTGCTACACTTGTTCGCATTCAGTATCAGAGGAGTCGGTGGCTCCAAATCTTT CTCTCCGAGCTGCGGTGCAGGCATTTCGTCGGGAAGAAGAGTTACAGTTCTATCGCTCACCTAAAAGGAGGAGAGACAGATTTGACCAG GATAAGAGCAACTATGGTGACTCAAATATGATGGATCCTCCAAGGGGTAGAGGTGTCCAGTTTCCATTTGCTGTGACAGATCGGGTTATCATAAAG GGGAACAAGAGGACACCACAGCGCTTTGTTGGACGTGAGGCTGTTGTAACAACACAATGCTTGAATGGATG